The following are from one region of the Verrucomicrobiota bacterium genome:
- a CDS encoding glycosyltransferase, with protein MRPTRITHLFPTFRGLGGVESVLRHHHAHDARHSLDSTFVIYHEGEMPPVENVAFLGLHGRSTLGCARERLRKACEAASPEVAVWHGMWAMDHLAGMDQAARRILVQHGDVPALERLLSRVGALLDGVLCVSPTLVPVVLRSVPALTADRVLAVPYPISPSVQDSPRRKGAGKPFVIGYCGRLIVEQKRVDRFPGLCDALDQTGLEYQFEILGDGPERVALDRRSPSNRRVVSHGRLEGASYWRVLRGWDAIIFTSDYEGTPIALLEALSAGVVPVYPRIASGGDALVAGIADGLLYEPGRMDQAAATLARLATLPEPEFAELRGRCVRAAEPHTGDDYLRLFGAFVRHIADAKRVSSAGTRRLPAVFDACSFDTLEWLGDVRRGIARLFR; from the coding sequence GTGCGGCCCACTCGAATCACCCACCTGTTCCCGACGTTTCGCGGCTTGGGCGGCGTCGAGTCCGTGCTTCGGCACCACCACGCGCATGACGCGCGGCATTCGCTGGATTCCACGTTCGTGATCTACCACGAAGGGGAAATGCCGCCCGTGGAGAACGTCGCCTTCCTGGGACTGCATGGCCGAAGCACGCTCGGCTGCGCGCGCGAGCGTCTCCGCAAGGCTTGCGAGGCGGCATCTCCTGAAGTGGCAGTCTGGCACGGGATGTGGGCCATGGATCATCTGGCAGGAATGGATCAGGCCGCACGACGAATCCTGGTTCAGCACGGGGACGTTCCGGCCCTCGAACGGTTGCTTTCTCGCGTGGGCGCATTGCTGGACGGCGTCCTCTGCGTGTCTCCCACGCTCGTCCCGGTCGTGCTTCGGAGCGTGCCCGCGCTCACGGCGGATCGCGTGCTGGCGGTTCCCTATCCGATTTCGCCGTCCGTTCAGGATTCGCCCCGGCGGAAGGGAGCCGGCAAGCCGTTCGTGATCGGGTATTGCGGCCGCCTCATCGTGGAGCAAAAACGCGTGGACCGCTTCCCGGGCCTCTGTGATGCACTCGATCAGACGGGATTGGAATATCAGTTCGAGATTCTCGGCGATGGTCCGGAGCGGGTTGCGCTCGACCGGCGGTCCCCAAGCAACCGGCGGGTTGTTTCCCACGGCCGACTTGAGGGCGCCAGTTACTGGCGCGTGTTGAGGGGATGGGACGCCATCATCTTCACAAGCGACTACGAAGGGACGCCGATTGCGCTGCTGGAAGCGCTGTCCGCAGGCGTGGTGCCGGTGTATCCGCGGATTGCCAGCGGCGGGGACGCTCTTGTCGCTGGCATTGCGGATGGCCTGCTTTATGAACCGGGGCGCATGGATCAAGCCGCGGCGACCTTGGCACGACTTGCGACGTTGCCCGAGCCTGAGTTCGCCGAGTTGCGCGGGCGATGTGTCCGCGCCGCCGAACCGCACACGGGCGACGACTACCTGCGGCTCTTTGGCGCGTTCGTCCGCCACATCGCAGACGCGAAGCGCGTCTCCTCGGCGGGGACGCGCCGGCTTCCGGCGGTTTTCGATGCGTGCTCGTTCGACACGCTGGAGTGGTTGGGAGATGTCCGTCGCGGGATTGCGCGGCTGTTCCGGTGA
- a CDS encoding class I SAM-dependent methyltransferase yields MHSLHKAARLCGRMVRIVCTNPRRLSHVLGTALAASAEVSDRSVDLLRFPTVTVNELLPESGPEWRATLALFPTAKASVSVLESVCLLLLMKRSNATAVFEFGTYKGVSITQFALNLPADSRMFTLDLPESDASSRFPISIPKDAAIASEPGKGSLVPPDLKPRITFIARDSATFDAEPHAGQFDFVFVDGAHNAEYVRNDSEKGWRMLRPGGIITWHDCAVADPDVVRFLLGCPYKPTRIRDTSLAFAVKS; encoded by the coding sequence ATGCACTCGCTACACAAGGCTGCACGGCTCTGCGGACGGATGGTCCGGATCGTTTGCACAAACCCGAGGCGGCTCTCGCATGTGCTCGGCACGGCGCTCGCCGCGAGCGCCGAGGTGTCGGACCGCTCGGTGGACTTGCTCCGGTTTCCCACCGTGACGGTCAATGAATTGCTGCCGGAGTCGGGCCCGGAATGGCGGGCCACGCTCGCGCTGTTTCCCACGGCCAAGGCGTCCGTCTCCGTCCTCGAATCGGTCTGTCTCCTGTTGCTCATGAAGCGCTCAAATGCCACGGCGGTGTTTGAGTTCGGGACCTACAAAGGCGTGTCGATCACGCAGTTTGCACTCAACCTCCCGGCCGACAGCCGCATGTTCACACTCGATCTGCCGGAGTCGGATGCGTCCAGCCGCTTTCCGATTTCCATCCCGAAAGACGCCGCCATCGCGAGCGAGCCGGGCAAGGGATCCCTGGTGCCTCCGGACTTGAAGCCGCGAATCACTTTCATCGCCCGGGATTCCGCGACCTTCGACGCCGAACCGCATGCGGGTCAGTTCGACTTTGTATTCGTGGACGGCGCCCACAACGCCGAATACGTCCGAAACGACTCCGAGAAGGGCTGGCGGATGCTGCGCCCCGGTGGGATCATCACGTGGCACGATTGCGCGGTCGCGGACCCGGATGTTGTGCGCTTCCTGCTCGGGTGCCCCTACAAACCCACGCGCATCCGGGATACGTCTCTGGCGTTTGCGGTGAAGTCGTAG